A window of Nicotiana tabacum cultivar K326 chromosome 24, ASM71507v2, whole genome shotgun sequence contains these coding sequences:
- the LOC107799009 gene encoding LOW QUALITY PROTEIN: 6-phosphogluconate dehydrogenase, decarboxylating 2 (The sequence of the model RefSeq protein was modified relative to this genomic sequence to represent the inferred CDS: deleted 1 base in 1 codon) yields the protein MASPTRIGLAGLAVMGQNLALNIAEKGFPISVYNRTTSKVDETVERAKKEGDLPLYGFHDPESFVNSIQKPRVIIILVKAGAPVDQTIKTLSAYMEKGDCIIDGGNEWYENTERREKEMAELGLLYLGMGVSGGEEGARNGPSLMPGGSFEAYKYIEDILLKVAAQVPDSGPCVTYIGKGGSGNFVKMVHNGIEYGDMQLIAEAYDVLKSVGKLSNDELQQVFSEWNKGELLSFLIEITADIFGIKDDKADGYLVDKVLDKTGMKGTGKWTVQQAAELSVAAPTIASSLDSRFLSGLKDERVQAAKVFKSSGVSDILVEQSVDKKQLIDDVRKALYASKVCSYAQGMNLIRAKSVEKGWDLKLGELARIWKGGCIIRAIFLDRIKQAYDRNPDLANLLVDEEFAKEVVERQSAWRRVVCLSISSGISTPGMSSSLAYFDSYRRERLPANLVQAQRDYFGAHTYERTDMPGAFHTEWFKIAKQSKI from the exons ATGGCTTCTCCGACAAGAATTGGTCTTGCTGGCCTTGCTGTTATGGGCCAAAATCTTGCTCTCAATATTGCTGAGAAAGGATTCCCTATATCTGTTTACAACCGAACCACTTCAAAAGTTGATGAGACTGTTGAACGAGCTAAAAAAGAAGGAGATCTTCCTCTTTATGGCTTTCATGATCCAGAGTCCTTTGTGAATTCTATCCAAAAGCCTCGCGTCATAATCATTCTTGTCAAAGCTGGAGCACCAGTTGATCAGACCATCAAAACTCTTTCGGCTTACATGGAGAAAGGAGACTGTATCATTGACGGTGGTAATGAATGGTATGAGAACACGGAGAGGAGAGAGAAAGAAATGGCTGAGTTAGGACTTCTTTATCTAGGGATGGGAGTTTCAGGTGGTGAAGAGGGGGCTCGAAATGGACCGTCGCTGATGCCTGGAGGCTCTTTTGAAGCCTACAAGTACATAGAAGATATCTTACTAAAGGTCGCTGCTCAAGTTCCTGATAGTGGACCTTGTGTTACATACATTGGTAAAGGTGGTTCTGGCAATTTTGTTAAGATGGTCCACAATGGAATTGAATATGGTGATATGCAATTGATTGCGGAGGCTTATGATGTTCTGAAATCTGTTGGGAAGCTCTCTAACGATGAGTTGCAACAAGTTTTCTCAGAATGGAACAAAGGGGAGCTTCTGAGCTTCTTGATTGAAATCACAGCTGATATATTTGGAATCAAGGATGACAAAGCAGATGGATATTTAGTAGACAAG GTTCTGGACAAGACTGGAATGAAAGGTACTGGTAAATGGACTGTTCAGCAAGCTGCTGAACTGTCAGTTGCTGCTCCTACTATAGCGTCATCACTGGATTCAAGATTCCTTAGTGGATTGAAGGATGAAAGGGTGCAGGCAGCCAAAGTTTTCAAATCTAGCGGGGTTAGCGATATACTTGTTGAACAGTCTGTGGATAAGAAGCAATTGATTGACGATGTGAGAAAAGCACTCTATGCATCAAAAGTATGTAGCTATGCCCAGGGAATGAATTTGATAAGGGCAAAGAGTGTTGAAAAGGGATGGGACTTGAAACTAGGGGAGCTTGCTAGGATTTGGAAAGGTGGTTGCATTATCCGTGCTATATTTTTGGATCGTATCAAGCAGGCTTATGACAGAAATCCAGATCTCGCTAACCTGCTTGTGGATGAAGAATTTGCAAAGGAGGTAGTTGAACGACAGTCTGCCTGGCGAAGAGTGGTCTGCCTTTCTATAAGCTCGGGTATCAGCACACCTGGTATGTCTTCAAGTCTTGCTTATTTCGACTCATACCGGAGGGAAAGGCTTCCCGCAAATTTGGTCCAAGCTCAAAGGGATtactttggtgctcatacttatgAGAGGACTGATATGCCGGGGGCATTTCATACTGAGTGGTTCAAGATTGCCAAACAGTCGAAGATCTGA
- the LOC107799010 gene encoding uncharacterized protein LOC107799010 produces MSKEEECSSNESGWTMYIGSPYRDYNHVEDDDDDDDEGTPRKGYKNLDYIEEGGGSDDSMTSDASSGPSQQGVSTSVEQSYRKHEFKHAEEDNRKFTSKEQQRQAKKKISDKNVKAAKEDPGHKAKSGKSYGYCSSTREKHGN; encoded by the exons ATGAGTAAAGAAG AAGAATGCAGCAGTAATGAGTCCGGTTGGACAATGTATATCGGTTCACCTTATCGTGACTATAATCATGTTGAAGATGacgacgacgatgatgatgaAGGAACTCCGAGGAAGGGATACAAAAATCTTGATTATATTGAAGAAGGTGGTGGCAGTGACGACTCCATGACTTCTGACGCTTCATCTGGTCCAAGTCAACAAGGAGTAAGCACAAGCGTAGAGCAAAGTTATCGGAAACATGAATTCAAGCATGCAGAAGAAGACAACAGGAAGTTCACAAGCAAGGAACAACAAAGACAAGCGAAGAAGAAAATATCTGATAAGAATGTAAAAGCAGCAAAAGAAGATCCAGGTCATAAAGCAAAGAGTGGCAAAAGTTATGGTTATTGCAGTTCAACAAGGGAAAAGCATGGAAATTAA